One stretch of Thermanaerosceptrum fracticalcis DNA includes these proteins:
- a CDS encoding ECF transporter S component — protein sequence MNITPKFITRSALLLALAIAVQSFKLPQPITGPLVNAILFLATATVGTMSGVIVGLFTPVLAFVFGIMTLFPAVPLIMAGNAALALVYGILQKRPVTGIVAASLGKYALLTLGVHYVLPLFLSKPLPARVISLLTTPQLFTALAGGVLAFLVLQGLSMLKKEKETNSNQ from the coding sequence ATGAACATTACACCAAAATTCATAACAAGAAGTGCTTTATTATTAGCTCTAGCCATTGCCGTCCAGAGTTTTAAGCTGCCCCAACCCATAACCGGTCCCCTGGTGAACGCTATACTTTTCCTAGCAACCGCCACCGTAGGGACTATGAGCGGCGTCATAGTGGGTCTTTTTACACCCGTTCTGGCCTTTGTCTTTGGCATTATGACTCTTTTTCCCGCTGTTCCCCTGATTATGGCGGGTAACGCCGCCCTGGCCCTTGTTTATGGAATCTTACAAAAAAGGCCTGTGACAGGCATTGTTGCTGCTTCCCTGGGCAAATATGCCCTTTTAACTTTAGGTGTTCATTATGTCTTACCCCTTTTCCTCAGCAAACCGTTACCTGCTAGAGTCATCTCTCTTCTCACCACACCCCAGCTTTTTACTGCTTTAGCCGGTGGGGTATTGGCTTTTCTGGTTTTACAAGGATTGTCGATGCTGAAAAAAGAAAAGGAAACGAATTCCAACCAATAG
- a CDS encoding HEAT repeat domain-containing protein, with protein sequence MSELKNTSKIYTFYRSPSPEDPYLNPGRHGSIIDCFDHHCNTYHTVNSAGEVDFYFLLPGDSDIENLLEEDEELDLLIEHPGGLELVISYPDDRGNIRGCYLFSLSDPMHSYSLKWLVTNKRLNIYYIVLYEGEYVCTGVKCVYLPEIVCYELLRYLEGKKPLLFPKFHNHSLSDEVLTEERLRREAWGFYLDYTGMKSRIGSSTDAEEIISRHILHGLACLQRSRRPKIKEDMLIFWVGRKISLNPHDIPSEYYSVYLSGDLLSGHASRDPVRHVMEEVLGEIPEYRGSSWVCPVAEEGVPLVVIRNNHLYRLELSPNFYNSAHLIFQECSLPHTGYQSYYQEVLSTGKYNRSNAKIYTFPDKSRDKGVQTLDEVKPFSRGDLLNIIEEGREENLSRIFATLPQVPGKDMDEIVVSICEKFKKKAEPYFLAFLDVSAFPLKAAAIMGVGILESVKAIPNLIEIMKGPAREAVYAKYALGMIGDPAFPFVEPLLRDRKMDIRIRAIETLSLIGTREAYAAIENMQKDRSAKVEQVRKRVLTPLS encoded by the coding sequence ATGAGTGAATTAAAGAACACATCCAAAATATATACTTTCTACAGGTCGCCTTCACCGGAAGATCCTTACCTGAACCCTGGCAGGCACGGTTCCATCATTGATTGTTTTGACCATCACTGTAATACTTATCACACCGTAAATTCCGCGGGAGAAGTGGACTTTTATTTTTTGCTCCCGGGGGATTCGGATATAGAAAACTTATTGGAAGAGGATGAAGAATTAGATTTGCTGATTGAGCATCCGGGGGGATTAGAGCTGGTGATCTCTTACCCGGACGACAGGGGAAACATCAGGGGTTGTTATCTCTTTTCTTTGTCTGATCCTATGCACAGTTATAGTTTGAAATGGCTGGTGACCAATAAGAGGCTGAATATTTATTATATCGTTTTATACGAAGGGGAATATGTTTGTACCGGTGTAAAATGTGTTTATCTTCCGGAGATTGTGTGTTATGAGCTCCTGCGTTATTTAGAAGGGAAAAAACCCCTTTTGTTTCCCAAATTTCATAACCATTCCCTTAGCGACGAGGTCTTGACAGAGGAAAGGTTAAGGAGAGAAGCCTGGGGGTTTTATCTGGATTATACCGGTATGAAGAGCAGGATAGGTAGTTCCACGGATGCCGAAGAAATTATTTCCCGCCACATTCTCCACGGTTTGGCCTGTTTGCAAAGGAGCAGGCGGCCTAAAATCAAAGAGGACATGCTTATCTTTTGGGTGGGACGTAAGATTAGTCTTAATCCCCACGATATACCCAGCGAATATTATAGTGTCTATCTCTCCGGTGACTTATTAAGCGGCCATGCCTCCCGCGATCCGGTCAGGCATGTGATGGAAGAGGTTCTGGGGGAAATTCCCGAGTACCGCGGAAGTTCCTGGGTTTGCCCTGTGGCTGAAGAAGGGGTTCCTCTGGTTGTGATCAGGAATAATCACCTGTACCGCCTGGAACTGTCGCCGAACTTTTACAACTCTGCCCACCTCATCTTTCAAGAATGCAGCCTGCCTCACACCGGTTATCAAAGTTATTATCAGGAGGTCCTCAGCACCGGTAAGTATAACCGGTCCAATGCCAAGATTTATACCTTTCCTGATAAAAGCAGGGATAAAGGCGTCCAAACATTAGACGAGGTAAAACCCTTTTCCAGGGGCGATCTGCTTAATATCATTGAAGAGGGGCGAGAAGAGAATTTATCCCGGATTTTCGCCACGCTCCCCCAGGTCCCCGGTAAAGATATGGACGAAATTGTCGTCTCCATCTGCGAAAAGTTTAAAAAGAAGGCGGAACCGTACTTTCTCGCTTTTCTTGATGTGTCTGCTTTTCCCCTTAAAGCTGCAGCTATTATGGGCGTGGGTATTCTGGAAAGTGTCAAGGCCATACCCAATCTCATCGAGATCATGAAAGGACCTGCACGGGAGGCAGTCTATGCCAAATATGCGCTGGGTATGATCGGAGACCCTGCCTTTCCCTTTGTGGAGCCCCTTTTGCGTGACAGAAAAATGGACATACGCATCA